One region of Tumebacillus amylolyticus genomic DNA includes:
- a CDS encoding MarR family winged helix-turn-helix transcriptional regulator → MFIRINNLLIKHGNSNRLAGAYGLSQQQWTLLSVLYRSGQGMTMTELGKNLLVTKANMTGMVDRLERDGFVSRHPDQFDRRVTKVLLTDKGKEFMLAIEGPRNEFTEEMFGDFSQEELMNFCGYLERLFGRLDR, encoded by the coding sequence ATGTTTATCAGAATTAACAATCTTTTGATCAAGCATGGTAACAGCAACCGTTTGGCAGGTGCGTATGGACTGTCCCAGCAACAATGGACGCTGCTCAGCGTGCTCTACCGAAGCGGCCAAGGCATGACGATGACCGAACTCGGCAAGAACCTGTTGGTGACCAAAGCCAACATGACCGGCATGGTCGACCGTCTCGAACGCGATGGTTTCGTCTCCCGTCACCCGGACCAATTCGACCGTCGTGTGACCAAAGTTCTGCTGACCGACAAGGGCAAGGAATTCATGCTCGCCATCGAAGGTCCGCGCAATGAGTTTACCGAAGAGATGTTCGGCGATTTCTCGCAAGAGGAATTAATGAATTTTTGTGGTTATTTAGAACGGCTGTTTGGTAGATTGGATCGTTGA
- a CDS encoding serine hydrolase domain-containing protein: MRRTIGAGLERGVFPGVVACVSMNGEPVFYEAHGAAEVTPNHRAMQLDTRFDLAGLTQVVATMPALLRTVQMGKISLVDPVVRYLPEFATGIDRYTKAQINSFHLLTHSSGLPSWKPLFLQARGMKAYLRQLADTPLETAPGTRGIQSDLGYMLLGFLLERVWDRPLSEVCDKLVFQPLGMASTSFAGEGLPVDECAATEIGNEQERRHCDQHDFPWRGNTVCGEVLDGNAFYGLDGVSGHAGLFSTAADLNQFAELWVRKGIVRRERFFDATLVTLSTSAHTNVQGRLFGFGFEVSGDACAIGTAAPNHSFGLAGDTGVSLWCDPMTKTTSVVLTNAIHPETSESRADDLARWRQQFHMRAFQG; this comes from the coding sequence ATGCGGAGGACGATTGGGGCTGGCTTGGAGCGTGGGGTATTTCCGGGAGTGGTGGCGTGCGTCTCGATGAATGGCGAGCCGGTTTTCTACGAGGCACACGGTGCGGCGGAGGTCACACCCAACCACCGGGCGATGCAGTTGGACACGCGGTTCGACTTGGCAGGGCTGACGCAAGTGGTGGCCACGATGCCTGCTTTGCTTCGTACGGTGCAGATGGGAAAAATCTCGCTCGTCGACCCTGTCGTCCGTTATCTGCCGGAGTTTGCGACCGGCATCGACCGCTATACGAAAGCGCAGATCAATTCGTTTCATCTGCTCACTCATTCGTCGGGGCTGCCGTCGTGGAAGCCGTTATTCTTGCAGGCGCGGGGGATGAAAGCGTACTTGCGCCAACTCGCCGACACGCCGCTCGAGACCGCACCGGGCACGCGGGGAATTCAGAGCGATCTCGGGTATATGTTGCTCGGCTTCTTGCTGGAACGGGTCTGGGACAGGCCGCTCTCCGAGGTGTGTGACAAATTGGTGTTCCAACCGCTGGGAATGGCTTCGACGTCGTTTGCAGGCGAAGGCTTGCCGGTGGACGAGTGCGCCGCGACGGAGATTGGCAATGAGCAGGAGCGCAGGCATTGCGACCAACATGACTTTCCGTGGCGCGGCAACACCGTCTGCGGCGAGGTGTTGGACGGGAATGCGTTCTACGGTCTGGATGGGGTCAGCGGACATGCGGGGCTGTTCTCCACGGCGGCCGACTTGAACCAGTTTGCAGAGCTGTGGGTGCGCAAGGGCATCGTGCGGCGCGAGCGGTTTTTTGATGCGACGTTGGTGACGCTCTCGACGTCTGCTCATACGAACGTGCAGGGGCGGCTCTTCGGGTTTGGATTTGAAGTGTCGGGGGATGCGTGTGCGATTGGAACGGCGGCTCCGAATCATTCGTTTGGGCTGGCGGGAGACACGGGGGTCTCGCTCTGGTGCGACCCGATGACGAAAACCACCTCCGTCGTGCTGACGAACGCCATCCATCCGGAGACCTCCGAATCCCGCGCCGACGACTTGGCGCGCTGGCGGCAGCAGTTTCATATGCGGGCGTTTCAAGGCTGA
- a CDS encoding MFS transporter — MVSVLRLATFRRLWLAQIFSETGDWIRNMALLFWVYQVSHGSSLAVSVITVCEYAPVLFVTPFAGVWVDRWNRVKTMIVSDLLRSAAMLVIALAFLTGWLPFAYVGALLAGCFQSFFDPARTAVVAHVVPKEHSIAANSLTQVTRNTLRIVGPMIGTGVFALVGVSLSFGINTATFLLSAICLTGLLRIPMETDPRPHRRIFAELREGFRYTVGHRMLRPMLIAGMTLGIGLGSYNSLQIFLVTQSLHLDESYVAILNSVQGVAMLTSALLIGTLAKSIQHRHKLIIAGLFLIGLGILLVAAAPNLLVAALARLIVGFGGTTLNIGLASLIQTFVHNDFLGRVSGILEPLIIGTMMVSAAVAGALLQKVSVVSLLACNGVIVLCSALAALLLFKLAESNSTVESSTQTSS; from the coding sequence ATGGTCTCCGTTTTGCGTTTGGCGACATTTCGCCGTTTGTGGCTGGCTCAGATCTTCTCCGAGACCGGCGACTGGATTCGCAACATGGCCCTGCTCTTCTGGGTCTACCAAGTCTCGCACGGCTCCTCGCTTGCCGTCTCGGTGATTACCGTTTGCGAATATGCGCCCGTGCTGTTCGTGACACCGTTTGCCGGCGTCTGGGTCGATCGATGGAACCGGGTCAAGACGATGATTGTGTCTGATCTGTTGCGTTCCGCTGCAATGCTGGTGATCGCACTGGCGTTCTTGACCGGCTGGTTGCCGTTCGCGTATGTCGGAGCCTTGCTCGCCGGATGCTTTCAATCTTTCTTCGACCCTGCTCGCACGGCGGTTGTCGCTCACGTCGTACCCAAGGAACACTCGATTGCGGCCAACTCGCTTACACAAGTCACTCGCAATACCCTGCGCATCGTCGGCCCGATGATCGGAACGGGCGTTTTCGCGCTGGTCGGTGTGAGTCTTTCCTTTGGCATCAACACCGCGACCTTTCTCCTCTCGGCGATTTGTCTCACAGGCTTGTTGCGCATTCCGATGGAGACGGACCCGCGCCCGCACCGCCGTATCTTCGCAGAACTGCGAGAGGGTTTTCGCTACACCGTCGGGCATCGAATGCTTCGTCCGATGTTGATTGCCGGCATGACGCTTGGGATCGGTCTTGGATCGTACAACTCGCTGCAGATCTTCCTCGTGACGCAAAGCCTGCATCTCGACGAAAGCTATGTGGCGATCTTGAATTCTGTTCAGGGCGTGGCGATGCTGACCTCCGCTCTGTTGATCGGCACCCTCGCGAAGTCGATTCAACATCGTCACAAACTGATCATCGCCGGACTTTTCCTGATCGGACTCGGCATTCTGCTCGTCGCGGCGGCACCGAATTTGCTCGTCGCAGCCCTCGCCCGGTTGATCGTCGGTTTCGGAGGCACCACGCTCAACATCGGGCTTGCCTCGCTGATCCAGACCTTCGTCCACAACGACTTCCTCGGCCGCGTCTCCGGCATTCTGGAGCCGCTCATCATCGGCACGATGATGGTCTCTGCAGCCGTTGCAGGTGCTCTGCTGCAAAAAGTCTCCGTCGTGTCTCTGCTCGCCTGCAACGGCGTGATCGTGCTCTGCTCGGCGCTCGCAGCCCTTCTGTTGTTCAAACTGGCGGAGTCGAACTCCACCGTTGAATCCTCGACGCAAACATCCTCGTAA
- a CDS encoding polysaccharide biosynthesis tyrosine autokinase, with the protein MKFLLLKYWKAVRKRIWLIGLLVVFAVATSYVFTTHFVTPQYRATTKLIVNLKPTENTDAFLSDVMAYPKMMKTYNEILKSYTVTSAVVSKLGLKMTPEALGASITITSVNESQIIAVQVTDSDEKRVALLADEVSYMFIDKVEQIMQSDNIFVLDKAQGRGVVKLKPNLNMNLLTAAVLAVLAGVGGLVLREYLDTRLKMREEVKSALGLVMVGEIGVWKTESRRFAWLRKLKFKSARNDPNRRVMENYNALYRNLVPLSILQEIKTLSMVSTVRHEGKSTVLTQFAVHLAQSGQRVLLIDGDIEHPALHVMLQVPNTVGLGDFLGGRMEWRDAVQGTRVPHLQLLSVGTMTQAGVKGLGGEAFERMLREARETYDLVLIDTTALGESLVPQVVAPQTDGVLFLVGSGTVHRDDAKLALDALTAVGANVLGTVLNNYDGKTEKSPFFLERVGNQVTLNK; encoded by the coding sequence ATGAAATTCCTCTTACTTAAATATTGGAAGGCGGTTCGGAAGCGGATCTGGCTGATCGGTCTCTTGGTTGTGTTTGCGGTCGCGACTTCGTATGTGTTTACGACTCATTTTGTGACTCCGCAGTATCGGGCGACGACGAAGCTGATCGTCAACCTGAAACCGACGGAGAACACCGATGCGTTTTTGAGCGACGTGATGGCGTATCCGAAGATGATGAAGACGTACAATGAGATTTTGAAAAGCTACACGGTGACGTCGGCGGTCGTGTCGAAACTGGGGCTCAAGATGACGCCGGAAGCTCTGGGAGCTTCGATCACGATCACGTCGGTCAACGAATCGCAGATCATCGCCGTGCAAGTCACCGACTCCGATGAGAAACGCGTTGCGCTGTTGGCAGACGAAGTGTCGTACATGTTCATCGACAAAGTGGAGCAAATCATGCAGTCGGACAACATCTTCGTGTTGGACAAGGCGCAAGGCCGCGGCGTGGTGAAGTTGAAACCGAACCTCAACATGAATTTGTTGACGGCGGCGGTTTTGGCCGTGCTGGCCGGTGTCGGCGGGCTCGTTCTGCGCGAATATCTCGATACGCGACTGAAGATGCGTGAAGAAGTGAAGTCGGCGCTCGGGCTGGTCATGGTCGGCGAGATCGGCGTGTGGAAAACGGAGAGCCGCCGGTTTGCTTGGCTTCGCAAGTTGAAGTTCAAGTCGGCTCGCAACGACCCGAATCGCAGGGTGATGGAGAACTACAATGCGCTCTATCGCAACCTCGTGCCGCTGAGCATCTTGCAAGAGATCAAGACGTTGTCGATGGTCTCGACAGTTCGGCATGAGGGCAAATCGACCGTATTGACGCAGTTTGCCGTGCATTTGGCACAGAGCGGGCAGCGGGTGTTGTTGATCGACGGCGACATTGAGCATCCCGCGTTACATGTTATGTTGCAAGTTCCCAATACAGTCGGGTTGGGAGACTTCCTCGGCGGGCGTATGGAGTGGAGAGACGCCGTTCAGGGAACTCGAGTGCCGCACTTGCAATTGCTGAGCGTCGGGACGATGACGCAGGCGGGTGTGAAAGGGCTCGGGGGAGAGGCGTTTGAACGGATGTTGAGAGAGGCGCGGGAAACGTACGATCTCGTGCTGATCGACACGACGGCGCTCGGAGAGTCGCTCGTGCCGCAAGTCGTCGCGCCGCAGACGGATGGCGTGTTGTTCCTCGTCGGCAGCGGGACGGTTCATCGTGACGACGCCAAACTGGCATTGGATGCACTCACTGCGGTGGGGGCGAATGTGCTGGGGACGGTGCTCAACAACTACGACGGCAAGACGGAAAAGTCCCCGTTCTTCCTCGAACGCGTAGGAAACCAAGTAACTCTCAATAAGTAA
- the mutY gene encoding A/G-specific adenine glycosylase yields MNKLAIREEVGQKLLEWYEANKRDLPWRRTRDPYAIWVSEVMLQQTRVETVIPYWERFLERFPTIEALADAPESDVLKLWEGLGYYSRVRNLQKAAQVVKERHHGIVPDTLDEMRALPGVGPYTAGAVQSIAYDLDVPAVDGNVFRVLSRLFLIEEDIMKPKTRKTFEDLAEFLIPSGRAASFNQALMELGARICIPKNPRCGTCPVQGPCKAYAEGVQEELPVKEKKKPPRPVDMTAALVRSGDAVLIRRRPDTGLLAGLWEFPGGERMEGETLEDSLVTHLRESLGITVQPLHLFAQVEHTFSHLHWNMRVFECDLLTGEVRVSEDVRWVALHDLETYAFPVAHQKIVKQLGGLI; encoded by the coding sequence ATGAACAAACTGGCGATCCGAGAGGAAGTCGGGCAGAAACTGTTAGAGTGGTATGAAGCAAACAAACGCGATCTGCCGTGGCGTCGAACGCGAGACCCGTATGCGATCTGGGTTTCGGAAGTCATGTTGCAGCAGACGCGGGTTGAAACGGTGATTCCGTATTGGGAGCGGTTCTTGGAGCGGTTTCCGACGATTGAAGCGCTCGCCGACGCGCCGGAGTCGGATGTCTTGAAACTCTGGGAGGGACTCGGCTACTACTCCCGCGTGCGCAATCTCCAAAAAGCCGCCCAAGTGGTCAAGGAACGCCATCACGGCATCGTGCCCGATACGCTCGATGAGATGCGGGCTTTGCCCGGTGTCGGTCCGTACACGGCGGGGGCCGTGCAGTCGATTGCCTACGATCTTGATGTTCCGGCGGTCGACGGCAATGTGTTTCGCGTGCTCTCGCGGTTGTTTCTGATCGAAGAAGACATCATGAAACCGAAAACGCGTAAAACGTTCGAAGACCTCGCTGAATTTTTGATCCCGAGTGGTCGGGCTGCTTCGTTCAACCAAGCCTTGATGGAACTCGGGGCGCGCATCTGCATCCCGAAAAACCCGCGTTGCGGGACATGCCCCGTCCAAGGGCCGTGCAAAGCCTACGCCGAAGGCGTGCAAGAGGAACTGCCCGTCAAGGAAAAGAAAAAACCCCCGCGTCCGGTCGACATGACCGCCGCGTTGGTTCGAAGCGGTGACGCAGTCTTGATTCGTCGCCGTCCCGACACCGGGTTGCTCGCCGGACTGTGGGAGTTCCCCGGCGGTGAGCGGATGGAGGGCGAAACGCTGGAAGACTCGCTGGTGACACATCTGCGCGAATCGCTTGGCATCACCGTGCAGCCTCTGCACCTCTTCGCACAAGTTGAACATACATTTAGCCACTTGCACTGGAACATGCGCGTTTTTGAATGCGACTTGCTAACCGGTGAAGTGCGCGTCTCGGAGGACGTCCGCTGGGTCGCCCTCCACGATCTGGAAACGTATGCATTCCCCGTCGCCCACCAGAAAATCGTGAAGCAATTGGGCGGACTGATCTAA
- a CDS encoding response regulator transcription factor has protein sequence MEETKKKIYVVDDDENIRKIVMRYLEAEGYEVRGFGDGESALTAFDEAQPDMFILDIMMPGIDGLEVCRKLRAQSQIPIIMVSAKDDEIDRIVGLELGSDDYLSKPFSPRELLARVKTVFRRFHVGLQQQAQQEVSPPALEHLLLRDLTLYLEERRAVCQEVDVPLTTKEYDLLSFFARHINKAFTREQLLTQVWGYDYLGDERAIDDLVKRLRKKLKTAGSDCEIKTVWGYGYKVES, from the coding sequence ATGGAAGAGACCAAGAAAAAAATTTACGTGGTCGACGATGACGAGAACATCCGCAAGATCGTCATGCGCTATTTGGAAGCGGAAGGCTATGAGGTGCGAGGGTTCGGAGACGGGGAGTCGGCGCTGACCGCGTTTGACGAAGCCCAGCCGGACATGTTCATCCTCGACATCATGATGCCCGGCATCGACGGGCTCGAAGTCTGCCGCAAACTCCGTGCGCAAAGCCAGATTCCCATCATCATGGTCTCGGCGAAGGACGACGAGATCGACCGCATCGTGGGGCTGGAACTGGGCAGCGATGATTATCTGTCCAAGCCGTTTTCACCGCGTGAACTGTTGGCGCGGGTCAAGACGGTGTTCCGCCGCTTCCATGTCGGACTCCAACAACAAGCGCAGCAGGAGGTGTCGCCTCCCGCTCTTGAGCACCTGCTGTTGCGCGACCTCACCTTGTATTTGGAAGAACGTCGCGCCGTCTGCCAAGAGGTCGATGTGCCGCTGACGACCAAGGAGTACGATTTGCTTTCCTTTTTCGCCCGCCATATCAACAAAGCGTTCACGCGTGAACAGTTGTTGACGCAAGTGTGGGGCTATGATTATCTCGGCGACGAGCGGGCGATTGACGATCTCGTCAAACGCCTGCGCAAGAAATTGAAAACCGCCGGTTCCGACTGTGAGATCAAGACGGTCTGGGGCTATGGCTACAAAGTGGAATCATGA
- a CDS encoding glycosyltransferase: MNILIVLPPNNPSGGNWTYSGRLQRGLEPMGIHITRLALDQVQPQDYEAADIIHSYNAYLTGRQIAPLAKQYGKPMVLTMTGTDVNEHLKHPDTRPSMVEAVEYASAIVCLTEAAVENLSEVYPAATGKAMTINLGIDLPKGAGKTRADFGLSDDEFIFLLVAGLRPVKRPLHALEPLARVHEKHPQVRFVLAGQDLDPKTTAEVEEAFAKHANFAKYLGAVPYDEIADLYRAADVVMNTSSSEGLSHALLEAMSLGRAILASNVPGNQDLIQDGVNGYLYSDGDELVEKATLLCTDEQTLVKASAGALETIRRHYSLQRELEAFRTMYHNVFANSTCSTTK, from the coding sequence ATGAACATACTTATCGTTCTCCCTCCGAACAACCCCTCCGGCGGCAACTGGACGTACTCCGGTCGTTTGCAGCGGGGCTTGGAACCAATGGGAATTCACATCACGCGCTTGGCGCTGGATCAAGTACAACCGCAAGACTACGAAGCGGCCGATATCATCCACTCGTACAACGCCTATCTCACGGGCCGACAAATTGCACCCCTTGCCAAGCAGTACGGCAAACCGATGGTATTGACGATGACCGGAACCGATGTCAACGAACATTTGAAACACCCGGATACCCGACCGAGCATGGTCGAAGCGGTGGAGTATGCCTCCGCAATCGTCTGTTTGACAGAAGCGGCCGTCGAGAACCTCTCCGAAGTCTATCCGGCGGCGACCGGCAAAGCGATGACGATCAATCTGGGCATCGACTTGCCGAAGGGCGCGGGCAAAACTCGTGCAGACTTTGGGCTGTCGGATGATGAGTTTATCTTCTTGCTCGTGGCAGGTCTGCGTCCGGTGAAACGCCCGCTTCATGCGTTGGAACCGTTGGCGAGAGTTCATGAGAAGCACCCGCAAGTGCGGTTTGTTTTGGCAGGGCAAGATCTTGACCCCAAGACGACCGCAGAAGTGGAGGAGGCGTTTGCCAAGCATGCGAATTTCGCAAAGTACTTGGGAGCCGTGCCCTACGACGAAATTGCCGACCTGTATCGGGCGGCGGACGTCGTGATGAACACCTCGTCTTCGGAAGGGCTGTCTCACGCATTGCTGGAAGCGATGTCGCTCGGTCGAGCCATCCTCGCCTCGAACGTGCCGGGCAACCAAGACCTGATCCAAGACGGGGTCAACGGCTATCTCTACTCCGACGGAGACGAATTGGTGGAGAAAGCCACGCTGCTGTGCACCGACGAGCAAACCCTCGTCAAAGCAAGCGCCGGCGCCCTCGAAACCATTCGCCGGCACTACTCCCTGCAACGCGAACTCGAAGCCTTCCGCACCATGTACCACAACGTCTTCGCCAACAGCACCTGCAGTACGACGAAGTAA
- a CDS encoding peroxiredoxin, translated as MLLELGMIAPDFTMDSTQGSVHLYDYKGKKNVLLIFYPLNNTRTCREQLCAARDALPDYAELDTVVLGVNPGKPEKHLKFETRNNFGFPLIYDDRWQLAFHFRIPTLMGLMQARTVYILDRDMRVRYVFRGSPTTHELQQVIQGINDGTLPIPEPPQPKDEQETVEEDKLS; from the coding sequence ATGTTGCTTGAACTAGGCATGATCGCACCGGACTTTACGATGGACAGCACGCAAGGCTCCGTCCATCTCTACGACTACAAAGGGAAGAAGAACGTACTTCTGATCTTCTACCCGCTCAACAACACCCGCACCTGCCGGGAACAGCTCTGTGCAGCCCGCGATGCACTTCCCGACTATGCCGAGCTCGACACGGTGGTCCTCGGCGTCAACCCCGGCAAACCGGAGAAGCATCTCAAATTCGAAACCCGGAACAACTTCGGGTTCCCGCTGATCTACGACGATCGCTGGCAACTCGCCTTCCACTTCCGCATCCCGACGCTGATGGGGCTCATGCAAGCGCGGACGGTCTACATCCTCGATCGGGACATGCGTGTGCGCTATGTCTTCCGAGGCTCCCCGACGACGCACGAGTTGCAACAAGTCATCCAAGGCATCAACGACGGCACGCTCCCAATCCCCGAACCCCCTCAACCCAAGGATGAGCAAGAAACAGTAGAAGAAGACAAGCTCTCATAA
- a CDS encoding YitT family protein, giving the protein MAAQAKATRSHKRQPLSYHIKRFFFMVLGSLIFATGLEIFLVPNSIIDGGITGISILLGHLSGLPIGLFLFVLNLPFLLIGYKQIGRTFAVTTLVSVSLMSVFVSLLGPVAALTVDPLLAAVFGGVLMGIGVGTIIRYGGSLDGTEIVAILLTRKLPFSVGEIVMFFNIFILGSAGFVFGWDHAMYSLIAYYIAFKMIDITVEGLDESKSVTIIAETPEEISEAIQYRLGRGVTHIYGKGGYSGEDKELLYVIVTRLELAKLKSIVLEFDSHAFIAIEHVSDVTGGRFRKKAIH; this is encoded by the coding sequence ATGGCTGCACAGGCCAAAGCCACTCGTTCGCACAAACGACAACCTCTGTCCTATCACATTAAGCGTTTTTTCTTCATGGTGTTGGGGTCCTTGATATTTGCGACCGGACTTGAGATTTTTCTCGTACCCAACTCCATCATCGACGGTGGCATCACGGGGATTTCGATTCTCTTGGGTCATTTGTCGGGACTTCCGATTGGACTGTTTCTCTTTGTTCTCAATTTGCCGTTCCTCTTGATCGGATATAAGCAGATCGGGCGAACGTTTGCGGTCACCACGTTGGTGAGTGTCTCGTTGATGTCCGTATTCGTTTCGCTGCTGGGACCTGTGGCTGCACTGACGGTAGACCCGTTGCTGGCTGCTGTCTTCGGCGGTGTCTTGATGGGGATCGGGGTTGGGACGATCATCCGCTATGGCGGTTCGTTGGATGGAACGGAGATCGTGGCGATCCTTCTGACGCGCAAATTGCCGTTCTCCGTCGGGGAGATCGTCATGTTCTTCAACATCTTTATCTTGGGCAGTGCCGGCTTCGTGTTCGGCTGGGACCATGCGATGTATTCGCTGATCGCCTACTACATCGCGTTCAAGATGATCGACATCACCGTCGAGGGTCTCGACGAGTCCAAGTCGGTCACGATCATCGCCGAAACGCCGGAGGAAATCTCCGAAGCGATCCAGTATCGTCTGGGTCGCGGTGTGACGCACATCTACGGCAAGGGCGGCTACTCCGGCGAAGACAAGGAACTGCTCTATGTCATCGTCACCCGCTTGGAGCTGGCAAAACTCAAAAGCATCGTGCTGGAGTTTGATTCCCATGCGTTCATCGCCATCGAGCACGTCTCCGACGTGACGGGCGGACGCTTCCGCAAGAAAGCGATTCACTAG
- a CDS encoding FCD domain-containing protein has protein sequence MKTNRSKSKKTYEQVAEQIKWMIEQGHLQPGDKLPPMIDLARQLGVSRPTVREAFSTLVGMGLIDLRHGEGTFVQKIDVQTMVTEPMNAALLLGRGDLRDLLQVRRLLELGAAQMAADLQGDEWRLAPVRAALERMEAVSNKQTVEEQVGADLQFHLAIAEVSGNNVLLNLMNTLTETIRSVIRQAWMDEHRIGGLVEEHSALYRAMLAGDKSLVQRLMIDHLDRTEHQMDQQKGERDGGEQQKHTEPKPSTS, from the coding sequence GTGAAAACGAATCGATCCAAGTCGAAAAAAACGTACGAGCAAGTCGCCGAGCAGATCAAGTGGATGATCGAGCAAGGCCACCTGCAACCCGGTGACAAACTGCCGCCGATGATCGACCTCGCCCGTCAGCTTGGCGTGTCCCGCCCGACTGTGCGCGAGGCGTTCTCGACGCTGGTTGGCATGGGACTGATCGACCTGCGGCATGGCGAAGGAACGTTTGTACAGAAAATCGATGTGCAGACGATGGTCACAGAACCGATGAACGCCGCTCTGTTGCTGGGGCGGGGAGATCTTCGCGATCTGTTGCAGGTGCGCCGATTGCTCGAATTGGGAGCGGCGCAGATGGCAGCCGATCTGCAGGGAGACGAATGGCGGTTGGCTCCCGTGCGAGCCGCATTGGAGCGCATGGAAGCTGTTTCAAACAAACAGACTGTCGAGGAGCAGGTGGGCGCGGATTTGCAATTCCACCTCGCCATCGCCGAAGTCTCAGGCAACAATGTCTTGCTCAACCTCATGAACACGCTGACAGAAACGATTCGAAGCGTAATCCGACAAGCTTGGATGGACGAACACCGAATTGGGGGTCTCGTCGAGGAGCACTCCGCCCTCTATCGGGCGATGCTCGCCGGGGACAAGTCCTTGGTCCAGCGTTTGATGATCGACCATCTGGATAGAACGGAACATCAGATGGATCAACAGAAGGGAGAGCGAGATGGAGGAGAACAACAAAAACACACAGAGCCTAAACCAAGTACAAGCTGA
- a CDS encoding SGNH/GDSL hydrolase family protein codes for MFVYTALGDSITFGENSSSPARRYTNLVAKHDGAALEVLAHPGWTSGALTAAVLDNAACSLRRSSAVTIWVGGNDLAFAGLRVLRGAPATSVEEALAQYGRHLNTLVAAVKGVCPGRIVLCTQYNPFPNSPVAVQGIQALNAITAETAKRQGVLLAPTAACIDGRAAELISGYTTGRVEDALRSPILPVHPNDAGHRAIADRLNPILYKN; via the coding sequence ATGTTTGTCTATACAGCTCTTGGCGACTCGATTACGTTTGGGGAGAACTCGTCCTCGCCGGCTCGGCGGTATACAAATCTCGTGGCGAAACACGACGGGGCGGCGTTGGAGGTGTTGGCTCACCCCGGTTGGACGAGTGGAGCACTGACGGCAGCCGTGCTGGATAATGCGGCCTGTTCGCTCAGACGGTCTTCTGCGGTGACGATCTGGGTGGGTGGCAACGACTTGGCGTTTGCGGGTCTGCGCGTGTTGCGCGGGGCTCCGGCCACGTCTGTCGAAGAGGCGCTCGCACAGTACGGTCGCCATCTGAACACGTTGGTTGCCGCCGTGAAGGGAGTTTGCCCCGGACGCATCGTGCTCTGCACGCAGTACAACCCGTTTCCAAACTCGCCGGTCGCGGTGCAAGGGATTCAAGCGCTCAATGCGATCACGGCGGAGACGGCGAAACGTCAGGGCGTACTGCTGGCTCCTACGGCGGCTTGCATCGACGGCCGTGCGGCAGAATTGATCTCGGGATACACAACAGGTCGTGTGGAAGATGCGTTGCGCTCTCCGATTTTGCCGGTTCATCCCAACGACGCGGGACATCGTGCCATCGCGGACCGATTAAATCCCATCCTGTATAAAAACTAA